One genomic region from Populus nigra chromosome 8, ddPopNigr1.1, whole genome shotgun sequence encodes:
- the LOC133700851 gene encoding auxin-responsive protein IAA26-like gives MEGCSKNVEACPQLLDLIPKEREWLGKGEDERSSSEDRELELRLGPPGEDWSLKSTSNRERHKSQLLSFGYFTNGNQQTHKFPSSAENSHVWFNKKQQGKVPPSYLNFPSSSTPPTATATQQSLPVMDKESSQPCCTKVVVELPQCAEKKAFSTPAPANTAVPNSSQKRIAPGPVVGWPPIRSFRKNLATSSGSNSKPTFESQNKPAGTCKKGLFVKINMEGVPIGRKVDLKAYDSYEKLSTAVDELFKGLLAAQRDSSCNGIMNKQEEEKAIMGVLDGSGEYKLVYEDNEGDRMLVGDVPWHMFVSTVKRLRVLKSSEVSALNLGSSKHEKVPV, from the exons ATGGAAGGTTGTTCGAAGAACGTCGAGGCATGTCCTCAGTTACTGGATTTGATTCCCAAAGAAAGAGAGTGGCTTGGTAAGGGAGAAGATGAAAGATCCTCCTCGGAAGACAGAGAGCTTGAACTAAGGCTTGGTCCACCTGGTGAAGACTGGTCTCTCAAAAGCACCAGCAATAGAGAAAGACACAAGTCTCAACTTCTCTCTTTTGGATATTTCACCAATGGAAACCAACAAACTCACAAGTTTCCTTCTTCAGCTGAGAATTCACATGTTtggtttaataaaaaacaacaggGAAAGGTTCCTCCTTCGTATCTCAATTTTCCATCATCATCCACACCACCAACAGCAACTGCAACCCAACAGAGCCTGCCTGTTATGGACAAGGAATCCTCACAGCCCTGTTGCACTAAAGTGGTAGTAGAGTTGCCGCAGTGTGCAGAAAAGAAGGCATTTTCAACACCAGCTCCTGCCAATACAGCTGTTCCCAACAGCTCTCAGAAAAG AATTGCACCTGGTCCAGTAGTTGGTTGGCCTCCAATTCGGTCTTTCAGGAAGAATCTTGCAACCAGCAGCGGCAGCAATTCAAAACCAACCTTTGAGTCTCAAAATAAACCAGCTGGAACTTGCAAGAAAGGGTTATTTGTCAAGATCAATATGGAAGGTGTCCCCATAGGAAGGAAAGTGGACCTCAAAGCCTATGATAGCTATGAAAAACTCTCAACTGCTGTTGATGAACTCTTTAAAGGCCTTCTTGCag CTCAAAGAGATTCCTCTTGTAATGGAATCATGAACAAGCAAGAGGAAGAGAAAGCAATTATGGGTGTATTGGACGGAAGTGGGGAATATAAGCTTGTTTATGAGGATAATGAAGGAGACAGGATGCTTGTTGGGGATGTCCCATGGCA CATGTTTGTTTCCACAGTGAAGAGGCTGCGTGTATTAAAGAGCTCTGAAGTTTCTGCACTGAACC TTGGAAGCAGCAAGCACGAGAAGGTGCCCGTGTGA